Genomic DNA from Carnobacterium divergens DSM 20623:
GGCCTGCTTCTTGATACGAACGAATCAATTCTAATTTTGCTTCTGGTGTTGCTTCTGCAAGAAAATCATCTACCCCTGCTTCTGCTGAAATCGCCGCTGCTGTCATAGGGTTATCCCCAGTAATCATAATTGTTTTAATGCCCATTCTTCTTAAATCTTCAAAACGCTCTTTAACACCTGACTTCACAATATCCTTTAAATAAATGACGCCTAATACTTGATTGTTTTTAGCAACAACTAACGGTGTGCCTCCTAAATTAGCAATTCTTTCAACAATTTCATCGCATTCAACTGGATACGTACTGCCTTTTTCTTGAACGTATTTTTTAATGGCATCAGCCGCACCTTTTCTGATTTCAACTTCTTGATAATCAATCCCGCTCATTCTTGTTTTAGCTGAAAAATCAATAAAGTTTGCTTCTAATTCTTTAAAGTTACGCGCTCGAATATCAAATTTTTCTTTTGCCAAGACAACAATGCTTCGTCCTTCGGCAGTTTCATCTGCTAAAGAAGACAATTGAGCAGCGTCAGCTAAGTCCCGTTCTGAAATACCTTCTACTGGTAAAAATTCACTTGCTTTACGATTTCCTAATGTGATTGTTCCGGTTTTATCTAGCATTAAAATATCCACATCGCCAGCTGCTTCAATCGCACGTCCACTCATCGCCAATACGTTGGCTTTATTTAAACGACTCATTCCAGCAATCCCAATTGAAGAGAGCAATGCGCCAATCGTCGTTGGTGCTAAACATACTAATAAAGCAATAATGGTGGTTAAAGACAACGCCGTTCCGTTTCCTGCTAATTGACTTGAAAAACTTGAATAAGGCAATAATGTCGCTGAAACGACTAGAAAAATTAGTGTCAATGTAATCAATAAAATCTGCAATGAAATTTCATTGGGTGTTTTCTTACGAGATGAGCCTTCTACCATGGCAATCATCTTATCTAAAAAGCTTTCGCCACTTTCAGCTGTTACCTTAATGACTAGCTCATCGGAAACAATCGTCGTGCCACCTGTAACAGCACTTCTATCCCCACCTGATTCTCTAATAACGGGAGCAGATTCACCTGTAATGGCACTTTCATCTACTGATGCTGCGCCATCTACCACATCCCCATCCATTGGAATTTGATCTCCTGCAACAACGTAAACTAAATCTCCACGTTTCAAATTCACCGAACTAACTTCTTCGTAATGAGTTGTATCTTTGATGGATTTGATTTTTTTAGCAAATACTTCTTTTCTCGCACTTTTCAGACTATCTGCTTGAGCTCGTCCACGCCCTTCTGCAATCGCTTCTGCAAAATTCGCAAATAAAATCGTTACCCATAAAATAAGCGCAATCGCTAAAATAAACCAAGATGCACTATCTTGTATGCCAAAGTAAGATAAAAAATAGAGAATAGTAGTGAGTACCGCCCCTAAATACACCACAAACATCACTGGATTTTGCAATTGAATTTTAGGCGATAATTTAACAAAAGATTGTTTAAACGCATCTTTTAGAATGTCTTTTTGAGATTGTTCTTCCTTCATTTTCAGATCCCTCTTTACTTATAGTTTTATCGTGTGGTAAAAAAGTCCGCAATTGGGCCTAATGCTAAGGCTGGCAAGAAACTTAATGCACCCACTAAGAAAATAACGCCTAATAACATCCCAACAAAGGTCCCATTAGTTGTTGATAGCGTTCCATCACTGACAGCAACCATTTTTTTCTTCGCTAAGTTTCCACCTAAGAAAATAATGGCTAACATCGGGATAAACCGAACAAGCAACATAATGATTCCGCCAATCGTATTTAAGAACGTTGTGTCTGCAGTTAACCCAGCAAAGGCACTCCCATTATTGTTTGCCAATGAAGAAAAGGCATAGAGAATTTCTGAAAAGCCGTGGGCTCCTGAATTGGTTAATTGACTCATGGCCGATGGCAATAAAACAAAGCTCATCGTACCTAACAATGTCAATAATGGTGGCGTTAAAATAACAAGACAGACCATTTTCATATCAAAGGGTTCAATTTTTTTCCCTAAATATTCTGGCGTCCTTCCTACTAATAAGCCTGCAATAAAAACAGTCAAAATGACAAAGGCGACCATACCGTATAGCCCACTGCCGACGCCACCAAACACAATTTCTCCCAACTGCATCAAGAACATCGGGATCATTCCTCCAAAGGGTGTGAAGCTATCTAGCATGCTGTTAACCGACCCATTGGATGCTGCGGTAGTACTGACAGCCCAAAGTGCAGACCAGCCAACGCCAAAGCGAGTTTCTTTTCCTTCCAAATTTCCACTTGCAACAACATCGGCAAATTGAGGACTTGTATAATATTCACTCAACATCACACCAATCAACGCTAAAACTAATAAAACCATCGATACAATAAAAATGGTGCGACCTTGCTTATGTTCTTTAACGAAATAACCAAAAGCAAAAATCAACGCTACTGGTATCAATAGGATGGCGATATTTTCAACCAAGTTACTAAAAATGGTTGGGTTTTCTAACGGAAATGCAGAGTTGGCTCCAAAGTAGCCTCCGCCATTTGTTCCTAATTGTTTAATTGCGATTTGACTGGCCGCTAGACCTAATGGAATGAACCCTTTACTTCCTGTTTCTAAAGAAAAATAATCGATTCCTCCACTAAATGTTTGAACGACTCCTTGAGAAATCAATAAAATCGCAATCACAGTTGAAAGTGGCACTAAAATATACAAGGTTGCTTTCGTTAAATCTTGCCAAAAATTACCAATCGTTTTTTGAGATTTCCCCATAAACCCTCTTAAAAGAACAAATAATACCGAGATACCAACAGCAGCCGATACAAAGTTTTGGGCAGTCAAGCCCATCATTTGTGTGAAAGGTGATAATGTTGTTTCTCCAGCATATGCTTGCCAGTTTGTATTTGTCACAAAACTTAACGCTGTGTTAAAAGCCAAACTTACTGTCGTTCCAGAAAATCCCTCTGGATTCATTGGCAATAACCCTTGCATTAACATGAGTAAAAATACGGCAATAAATCCTAAAACACTAAAACTAATAACTGATAGTGCGTAAGTTTTACCATTCATTTCTTTTTGACTACTTGGTCCAATAAAGCGATACACCATTTTTTCAATTGGCTGAATCAGCCGATCCATCCAAACCTTTTGTGAGGTCATCACTTTATAACAGTATTTTCCTAACGGTATTCCTAATCCAACTAAAACTACTAAAAATAGGAATTGATATACGAACTCGATTTTCATTGTTTGTCCCCCCAGAACAGCACATAAATTAAATAACCAAACAATAGTAATGCGCCAATACCACTTAATAAAATGACAGTTTCCATGATGTTAACTCCTTCTTTAAAAGTTACCATCAGCATACCAAGTATGAAATAAAGATAGTGTTAAGAAGCAGGGATGGGGTGTTAAGAAAGTATAAAGATATAAAAATAACACAACTATGTATATCATTGAGCAAATAAAAACGTACCTGATTGGAAACGATAACCAGGTACGTTTGATAGGTCCATATTTTTCTAAGTTTGAGGTACTAGAGAAAACAGCTCAGTTCTAGTGATCGTCACTAATAAAAGACGACAATTTTTCAACATTTATTTTTAAGGGCTTTTTTTGCTCCACAATTCCCATTATTTCTAGTAATTTTAAAGCTTCCGACGTCCTTGCTTTACCTGTTGAACTATACTCAGAAATAAATTTTTGAGTAACATAACTTGGCAATTCACACAATTTTATTTGAGTCTTAGGATGAAGTGTATAGATAATCGCAAACAAGGAATTCGCTACTTTAATGAGGGGTCTTTCGTTACTTACTGCAACCATACGCGTCTTGTTAATATACTTTATACCTAAACTTTCAAAAAATTCTTGGAAATCAAGTGGATTTAAATATAAATGATTTAAAAAATATTCTCTATTTACAATGTACATTTTACTCGTTTCTACAAATTTCACTCGATATATCAAATAACTAGGTACATAAACATTTGTCATCATATTTTCTAATGAAATAATATATTTTGGCGTTACTAAATCATGACTGATCCAGTCGGAATCTCTTCCTTGCGCTTGTATCAAAGCTGCTCCTTTATCTAGAAAAACAATTTTTTCCTCTTCACCATTATCATATTGGTAAATATCTCCTGGTTGATAGATTTTTACTTGATGATATTTGTAAGTCGCATCCTGCTCTAAATATAAGGCTTTTTTTATATCCATTTTTCCCCTCGCAATCCTTTAAAATACTTAAAGACCAGCTAATAAAATAGCTGATCTTTAAGTTTATTTCACTTC
This window encodes:
- the kdpB gene encoding potassium-transporting ATPase subunit KdpB; this translates as MKEEQSQKDILKDAFKQSFVKLSPKIQLQNPVMFVVYLGAVLTTILYFLSYFGIQDSASWFILAIALILWVTILFANFAEAIAEGRGRAQADSLKSARKEVFAKKIKSIKDTTHYEEVSSVNLKRGDLVYVVAGDQIPMDGDVVDGAASVDESAITGESAPVIRESGGDRSAVTGGTTIVSDELVIKVTAESGESFLDKMIAMVEGSSRKKTPNEISLQILLITLTLIFLVVSATLLPYSSFSSQLAGNGTALSLTTIIALLVCLAPTTIGALLSSIGIAGMSRLNKANVLAMSGRAIEAAGDVDILMLDKTGTITLGNRKASEFLPVEGISERDLADAAQLSSLADETAEGRSIVVLAKEKFDIRARNFKELEANFIDFSAKTRMSGIDYQEVEIRKGAADAIKKYVQEKGSTYPVECDEIVERIANLGGTPLVVAKNNQVLGVIYLKDIVKSGVKERFEDLRRMGIKTIMITGDNPMTAAAISAEAGVDDFLAEATPEAKLELIRSYQEAGHLVAMTGDGTNDAPALAQADVAVAMNTGTQAAKEAGNMIDLDSSPTKLIDVVRIGKQLLMTRGALTTFSIANDVAKYFAIIPVLFFGIYPQLDRLNLMHLTSPTSAILAAILYNALIIVALIPLSLKGVQYKELPASKILRHNLFVYGLGGLIAPFVAIKLLDMLLTVMGLI
- the kdpA gene encoding potassium-transporting ATPase subunit KdpA, yielding MKIEFVYQFLFLVVLVGLGIPLGKYCYKVMTSQKVWMDRLIQPIEKMVYRFIGPSSQKEMNGKTYALSVISFSVLGFIAVFLLMLMQGLLPMNPEGFSGTTVSLAFNTALSFVTNTNWQAYAGETTLSPFTQMMGLTAQNFVSAAVGISVLFVLLRGFMGKSQKTIGNFWQDLTKATLYILVPLSTVIAILLISQGVVQTFSGGIDYFSLETGSKGFIPLGLAASQIAIKQLGTNGGGYFGANSAFPLENPTIFSNLVENIAILLIPVALIFAFGYFVKEHKQGRTIFIVSMVLLVLALIGVMLSEYYTSPQFADVVASGNLEGKETRFGVGWSALWAVSTTAASNGSVNSMLDSFTPFGGMIPMFLMQLGEIVFGGVGSGLYGMVAFVILTVFIAGLLVGRTPEYLGKKIEPFDMKMVCLVILTPPLLTLLGTMSFVLLPSAMSQLTNSGAHGFSEILYAFSSLANNNGSAFAGLTADTTFLNTIGGIIMLLVRFIPMLAIIFLGGNLAKKKMVAVSDGTLSTTNGTFVGMLLGVIFLVGALSFLPALALGPIADFFTTR
- a CDS encoding potassium-transporting ATPase subunit F, translating into METVILLSGIGALLLFGYLIYVLFWGDKQ
- a CDS encoding Crp/Fnr family transcriptional regulator encodes the protein MDIKKALYLEQDATYKYHQVKIYQPGDIYQYDNGEEEKIVFLDKGAALIQAQGRDSDWISHDLVTPKYIISLENMMTNVYVPSYLIYRVKFVETSKMYIVNREYFLNHLYLNPLDFQEFFESLGIKYINKTRMVAVSNERPLIKVANSLFAIIYTLHPKTQIKLCELPSYVTQKFISEYSSTGKARTSEALKLLEIMGIVEQKKPLKINVEKLSSFISDDH